A stretch of the Actinomycetota bacterium genome encodes the following:
- the larE gene encoding ATP-dependent sacrificial sulfur transferase LarE yields the protein MDALKGILSELSGAVVAYSGGVDSALLADVAHEVLGERMLAVTAVSASLDPSERETAAALAAERGWAHREVRTDELETAEYRANGPDRCYHCKNALLDRLEDLARARGAVVLIGANADDADDFRPGMRAAAERGARAPLLEAGMTKADVRMAARARGLRAWDKPAAACLASRIAYGVEVTAERLERVARAEEFVRALGARDVRVRDQDNLARIEVPASEVPRLADPAVAARMVSYLKELGFHYVTLDLEGFRSGSMNVPLLSVSRIRS from the coding sequence GTGGACGCGCTGAAGGGAATCCTGTCGGAGTTGTCGGGCGCGGTCGTCGCCTATTCCGGCGGCGTCGACTCTGCGCTGCTCGCCGACGTTGCCCACGAAGTCCTTGGGGAGAGGATGCTCGCAGTCACGGCTGTAAGCGCATCGCTGGATCCCTCCGAGCGCGAAACAGCTGCAGCGCTCGCGGCCGAACGCGGCTGGGCGCACAGAGAGGTTCGAACCGACGAGCTTGAGACGGCCGAGTACCGCGCGAATGGTCCCGACCGCTGCTACCACTGCAAGAACGCACTACTGGATCGCTTGGAGGATCTGGCGCGCGCCCGTGGTGCCGTCGTGCTGATCGGGGCCAATGCCGACGATGCCGACGATTTCCGCCCGGGCATGCGAGCGGCCGCCGAGCGTGGGGCGCGCGCGCCGTTGCTCGAGGCGGGGATGACAAAGGCCGACGTGCGCATGGCTGCGCGCGCCCGCGGGTTGCGCGCGTGGGACAAGCCCGCCGCAGCGTGCTTGGCCAGCCGCATTGCCTACGGCGTCGAGGTCACTGCGGAGCGACTTGAGCGCGTGGCGCGCGCAGAGGAGTTCGTGCGCGCTTTGGGCGCGCGCGACGTTCGTGTTCGGGACCAGGACAACCTCGCTCGTATCGAGGTGCCGGCGTCCGAGGTGCCTCGCCTCGCCGATCCGGCGGTCGCAGCCCGTATGGTTTCGTATCTGAAGGAGCTGGGCTTTCACTACGTGACGCTGGACCTGGAGGGATTCCGCAGCGGATCAATGAACGTTCCGCTGCTCAGCGTGAGTCGCATAAGGAGCTGA
- a CDS encoding ferritin-like fold-containing protein, with protein sequence MADDAESTVAGRRQAEADLIGSLCYGLLRSFAAAARGTVTAPSISLAEWQAGFAVDEFERYRLLRARLDEITQEPELAMEALRGPLDGFYEAAIADGWLETHVFHFIGDTITTDFAEILGPCLTAPTAEAVHRSLTGRTAQEAFALEQIAEALESDGPEAQARIQRFAGTMVGQAMNRLRDTLLSSNALEIVLGEGGVKPLVLELLARHRERLERLGLDSLDD encoded by the coding sequence GTGGCAGACGACGCTGAATCAACGGTCGCCGGCCGGCGACAAGCGGAGGCCGACCTCATCGGCAGCCTGTGCTACGGATTGCTGCGTTCGTTTGCGGCGGCGGCGCGGGGGACGGTGACGGCACCGAGTATCTCGCTTGCCGAATGGCAGGCGGGCTTCGCGGTGGATGAGTTTGAGCGGTACCGGCTGCTGCGCGCGCGGCTCGACGAGATCACCCAGGAGCCCGAACTGGCGATGGAAGCGCTCCGTGGTCCGCTTGACGGCTTTTATGAGGCTGCGATCGCTGACGGCTGGCTTGAAACGCACGTGTTCCATTTCATCGGAGACACGATTACGACCGACTTCGCCGAGATCCTGGGTCCGTGCCTGACGGCCCCGACGGCCGAGGCGGTTCACCGTTCGCTCACGGGACGTACGGCGCAAGAGGCGTTCGCGCTTGAGCAGATAGCGGAGGCCTTGGAGTCCGATGGGCCCGAGGCCCAGGCGCGTATCCAGCGATTCGCCGGGACGATGGTGGGTCAGGCAATGAACCGGTTGCGCGACACGTTGCTTTCGTCGAACGCACTCGAGATCGTTCTCGGTGAGGGCGGGGTCAAGCCGCTCGTGCTCGAGTTGCTGGCGAGACACCGCGAACGCCTCGAGCGACTTGGACTCGATTCGCTCGACGACTGA
- a CDS encoding NIL domain-containing protein, protein MAKSRVHLTFPENLVQEPIIFGLGKKFDIVTNIRRANVEETFGWVILEMDGDDDALEAGLQYLQALGVQISPIDGDVVEG, encoded by the coding sequence ATGGCAAAAAGCCGGGTACACCTGACGTTCCCCGAGAATCTCGTCCAGGAGCCGATCATTTTCGGGCTGGGCAAGAAGTTCGACATCGTCACCAACATCCGCAGGGCTAACGTTGAGGAGACCTTCGGTTGGGTGATCCTCGAGATGGATGGTGACGATGATGCTCTCGAAGCCGGCCTTCAGTACTTGCAGGCTTTGGGCGTTCAGATCAGCCCGATCGACGGGGATGTCGTCGAGGGCTAA
- a CDS encoding polyprenyl synthetase family protein has translation MTPHTASKDISAQVERVLVEFLDARAEALPDAADLIGEINRVAGSGGKRLRPAFCVWGYRAAGGTDDVSITRVAAALELLHTFAIVHDDVMDQSQLRRGEPTTYRRLSGTPLLRRDRDRFGESAAILVGDLAMAFADELWGSSGFEGAACDDASTLYHAMRAEVIGGQYLDLLAAARGRATLEETRRISVLKSGRYTVERPLLIGATFAGASEDVREALAAFGAPLGEAFQLRDDVLGAFGDPNVTGKDADGDLREGKQTLLVALARGVADPAQRAVLDARLGAADLDSAGAEELRTVFRDTGALRDVLASIEDLAAAARAALKSAPIPPVAAAALAGLAEYVSVRSV, from the coding sequence GTGACTCCGCATACGGCTTCGAAGGACATCTCGGCGCAGGTTGAGCGCGTCCTGGTCGAGTTCCTCGACGCGCGCGCCGAGGCCCTTCCCGACGCAGCGGACCTGATCGGCGAGATCAATCGGGTGGCCGGCTCGGGGGGGAAGCGTCTTCGCCCGGCGTTCTGCGTGTGGGGGTACCGGGCAGCCGGCGGAACGGACGACGTTTCGATTACCAGGGTCGCTGCGGCGCTGGAGTTGCTGCACACGTTCGCAATCGTGCACGACGACGTTATGGACCAGTCGCAGCTCCGACGGGGCGAGCCGACGACCTACCGGAGGCTGTCCGGCACGCCGTTGCTTCGTCGCGATCGCGATCGGTTCGGTGAATCCGCGGCGATTCTGGTCGGCGACCTTGCGATGGCGTTCGCCGATGAGTTGTGGGGGTCTTCGGGGTTCGAGGGAGCTGCGTGCGACGACGCATCGACGCTGTATCACGCGATGCGTGCTGAGGTGATCGGTGGTCAGTACCTGGACCTGCTTGCGGCCGCGCGCGGTCGCGCCACGCTCGAAGAAACGCGCCGAATCAGCGTGCTGAAGTCCGGTCGTTACACCGTCGAGCGTCCCTTGCTGATCGGGGCGACGTTTGCCGGGGCGTCTGAGGACGTGCGGGAAGCGCTCGCGGCGTTCGGTGCGCCGTTAGGGGAGGCGTTTCAGTTGCGCGATGACGTGCTCGGCGCGTTCGGTGATCCGAACGTGACGGGCAAGGACGCCGACGGAGATCTGCGTGAGGGCAAGCAGACCCTGTTGGTCGCCTTGGCGCGGGGCGTTGCCGATCCGGCGCAGCGCGCGGTTCTGGACGCCCGCCTGGGAGCGGCCGATCTGGATTCCGCCGGCGCTGAGGAACTCCGGACGGTCTTTCGCGACACCGGGGCGTTGCGAGACGTGCTCGCGTCGATCGAGGACCTAGCCGCCGCGGCGCGCGCGGCGCTCAAGTCTGCGCCGATACCGCCGGTCGCTGCCGCTGCGCTTGCGGGCCTTGCCGAGTACGTTTCCGTGCGATCGGTTTGA
- a CDS encoding Zn-dependent alcohol dehydrogenase, whose amino-acid sequence MRAAILEEWGKPLVVGEVELGSPGLGEVRVKIAATGVCHSDLSVQKGLLPWPVPAVLGHEAAGEVVEVGSGVRSVAVGDHVVISWVPMCGTCFFCTRDQAHLCITYRYLLGKMDDGTSRISKDGVEISHGVNSATFAEEAIVRETAVVKIPKDVPLDVAALIGCAVLTGVFAAITTARIVPGERVAVIGCGGVGLNVIQGCRIAGASTILAIDPVESKRDAAVKFGATHTCAPDDAAGMIMGLTDNIGPDAVFEVVGRAALQRTAFDLVRAGGRAVMVGAAPLADEPSFPSLGFLFMEKKILGCYYGSCNPRRDIPRIIDLWRAGSLDLEGLVTDRMPLESVNEAFEAMEAGTAIRTLLVP is encoded by the coding sequence ATGCGTGCAGCCATCTTGGAAGAGTGGGGAAAGCCTCTGGTTGTCGGCGAGGTCGAACTTGGATCGCCGGGGCTCGGCGAAGTTCGCGTCAAAATCGCGGCAACCGGCGTATGTCATTCGGACCTGTCGGTGCAGAAGGGCCTGCTTCCTTGGCCGGTTCCGGCTGTGCTCGGGCACGAAGCCGCCGGTGAAGTGGTTGAAGTTGGAAGCGGAGTTCGATCCGTCGCTGTGGGTGATCACGTCGTGATCTCGTGGGTGCCGATGTGCGGGACGTGTTTCTTCTGCACTCGCGACCAGGCGCACTTGTGCATCACGTACCGGTATCTGCTCGGCAAGATGGATGACGGAACGAGCCGGATCAGCAAAGACGGTGTTGAGATCAGCCATGGGGTGAACTCGGCAACGTTTGCGGAAGAGGCTATCGTTCGCGAGACCGCCGTTGTGAAGATCCCCAAAGACGTTCCGTTGGACGTCGCCGCGTTGATCGGTTGCGCGGTGCTGACCGGAGTGTTCGCGGCGATTACCACCGCGCGCATTGTGCCTGGAGAGCGCGTCGCCGTCATCGGGTGCGGCGGTGTGGGGCTCAACGTGATCCAGGGGTGCAGGATCGCCGGCGCCTCGACGATCCTGGCGATCGATCCCGTCGAGTCCAAGCGTGATGCGGCAGTGAAGTTCGGCGCCACTCACACGTGCGCGCCGGATGACGCCGCCGGGATGATCATGGGGTTGACCGACAACATCGGACCCGACGCGGTGTTCGAAGTCGTGGGGCGCGCGGCCTTGCAGCGGACTGCCTTCGACCTCGTGCGCGCCGGTGGACGCGCGGTGATGGTCGGCGCGGCGCCGCTGGCCGACGAACCGTCGTTCCCGTCGCTTGGGTTCTTGTTCATGGAGAAGAAGATCCTGGGCTGCTACTACGGTTCGTGCAATCCGCGTCGCGATATCCCGCGGATCATCGACCTGTGGCGTGCGGGGAGTCTGGACCTCGAGGGATTGGTGACCGATCGGATGCCGCTGGAGTCCGTCAACGAAGCGTTTGAGGCGATGGAAGCCGGGACTGCGATCCGAACGCTGCTCGTGCCCTAG
- a CDS encoding GNAT family N-acetyltransferase: MITEGVAVRDARTDELDAVARLLTAAYREYRPGPDTPEDLRGEFAAYENDIVDVRARLADSVLIVAEQGGRLAGSVTYYPPRPTGTGENWPPGWAGIRLLGVSPEARGRGIGRALTEECVARARGVGASTIGLHTTSLMVTARGMYERMGFRRVPEHDFLVTDDFIVMAYRLDLV, encoded by the coding sequence ATGATCACGGAGGGCGTAGCGGTGCGCGACGCGCGCACAGACGAGTTGGACGCCGTTGCGCGCCTCTTGACCGCGGCGTATCGCGAGTACCGGCCGGGGCCCGACACCCCCGAGGATCTGCGTGGCGAGTTCGCCGCTTACGAGAATGACATAGTGGATGTGCGCGCGCGCTTGGCCGACTCGGTGCTTATCGTTGCCGAACAAGGGGGCCGGCTGGCGGGGTCGGTTACGTACTACCCGCCGCGCCCCACGGGCACCGGCGAGAACTGGCCGCCGGGATGGGCCGGGATTCGCCTTTTGGGGGTTTCGCCGGAGGCGCGCGGTCGAGGTATCGGTCGCGCGCTCACCGAGGAGTGCGTGGCGCGCGCGCGCGGCGTCGGGGCGTCCACAATCGGGTTGCACACCACGAGCTTGATGGTCACCGCGCGGGGGATGTATGAGCGGATGGGCTTTCGGCGGGTTCCCGAGCACGACTTCCTCGTCACCGACGACTTCATCGTCATGGCGTACCGCCTGGACCTGGTGTAG
- a CDS encoding LamB/YcsF family protein, producing the protein MRFDLSTDVGAGGDDGPLYAIVSSVNIACGGYTGDREDMRLSVQLAVQHRVAIGALAGYAVPEGAVGASYEELARAVAVQVASLARIAEKRGSRIAHVRPQGNLYGRTAADATVAEAFVTAVWSIDPTLRIVGLAGSELPAIARGMGMDVVEEAFADLRYTDDGTPADPAEPGAVISNPDEAAAQALSIALGRAVDTIDDRAIAVRADTICIRNGAPESIEIARAVRDALAGAGLIIAPP; encoded by the coding sequence ATGCGATTCGACCTCAGCACCGACGTCGGCGCGGGCGGCGATGACGGCCCGCTGTACGCGATCGTGTCCTCGGTGAACATCGCCTGCGGCGGGTACACCGGCGATCGTGAGGACATGAGGCTTTCGGTACAACTGGCAGTGCAGCATCGAGTCGCCATCGGAGCGCTCGCCGGATACGCCGTTCCCGAGGGCGCGGTCGGCGCTTCCTACGAAGAACTGGCGCGCGCCGTTGCGGTCCAAGTCGCATCTCTCGCGCGCATCGCCGAGAAGAGAGGATCCCGAATCGCTCACGTCCGGCCTCAGGGAAACCTGTACGGACGAACAGCAGCGGACGCGACAGTCGCCGAGGCGTTCGTGACGGCTGTATGGAGCATCGATCCAACGCTTCGGATCGTCGGCCTGGCCGGATCCGAGTTGCCCGCCATCGCTCGCGGGATGGGGATGGACGTCGTAGAGGAGGCGTTCGCAGACCTCCGCTACACCGACGACGGAACGCCGGCAGACCCCGCCGAACCGGGAGCCGTGATCTCGAATCCCGACGAAGCCGCCGCACAAGCGTTGTCGATCGCCCTCGGGCGGGCCGTGGACACGATCGACGACCGCGCCATCGCGGTGCGAGCCGACACGATCTGCATCCGCAACGGCGCGCCGGAATCGATCGAGATCGCGCGCGCGGTGCGCGACGCCCTCGCCGGAGCCGGGCTCATCATCGCGCCCCCGTAG
- a CDS encoding peptidoglycan DD-metalloendopeptidase family protein translates to MLKVRTTALVAALSAFLAIAPVSPATAYSSSRLEQTRREIRATRARLSSALRTDAELSAALSLLTSRLNRERHHLSLARGKLSRLDFQISQYQQRLTRLERERKKRGAIIAGRARALYIAGPVTSFQTIVEARSLEEFVGRAAALDSVAMFDRTVLEDLGRISHEAKQERAQLREARARALSSARDVAARVSVVAEATGAQREARGIVQGRIAAYRKELQAELAEQNRILQLIRQRSGYYSGSMNTGPPGRMGFAWPTRGRSITSPYGSRHGSFHTGMDIDCRTGDPIAASKAGRVIASEWGGGYGNMVIIDHGSGYTTLYGHMSRSYTREGATVDQHQLVGACGSTGNSTGDHLHFEVRINGNHRNPRPYLP, encoded by the coding sequence GTGCTGAAGGTTCGGACCACGGCGCTCGTCGCCGCACTCTCCGCCTTCCTGGCGATCGCTCCGGTTTCTCCGGCGACTGCCTACTCCAGTTCCCGACTCGAACAGACCCGCCGCGAGATTCGCGCAACCCGCGCGCGCCTGTCGAGCGCGCTGCGCACCGATGCCGAATTGAGCGCGGCGCTGAGCCTGCTGACAAGCCGCCTGAATCGCGAACGGCATCACCTGTCGCTGGCGCGCGGCAAACTCTCGCGACTCGACTTCCAGATCTCTCAGTACCAGCAGCGCCTCACCAGACTCGAACGCGAGCGCAAGAAGCGCGGGGCAATCATCGCGGGCCGCGCGCGAGCGCTGTACATCGCGGGCCCCGTCACCTCTTTCCAGACCATCGTCGAGGCGCGCTCCCTTGAGGAGTTCGTCGGGCGCGCGGCGGCACTCGACTCCGTTGCCATGTTCGACCGCACGGTGCTGGAGGATCTCGGGCGAATCTCGCATGAGGCCAAGCAGGAGCGCGCACAGCTTCGCGAAGCTCGCGCGCGAGCGCTGTCGAGCGCGCGCGACGTAGCTGCGCGCGTGAGCGTCGTCGCCGAAGCGACGGGGGCTCAACGTGAGGCGCGCGGCATCGTGCAGGGGCGGATCGCGGCCTACCGCAAGGAGTTACAGGCAGAACTGGCCGAACAGAACCGGATCCTGCAGTTGATCCGGCAACGCTCGGGCTACTACTCGGGATCGATGAACACCGGCCCGCCGGGACGCATGGGCTTCGCCTGGCCGACGCGTGGACGCTCGATTACATCCCCGTACGGATCACGGCACGGGAGTTTCCACACGGGGATGGACATCGACTGCCGAACCGGTGACCCAATAGCCGCATCCAAGGCCGGACGAGTTATCGCGTCGGAGTGGGGCGGCGGCTACGGCAACATGGTCATCATCGACCACGGCAGCGGCTACACGACGTTGTACGGACACATGTCACGCTCTTACACGCGCGAAGGCGCCACGGTCGACCAGCACCAACTCGTGGGGGCATGCGGTTCGACCGGGAATTCGACGGGCGACCACTTGCACTTCGAAGTCCGCATCAACGGAAATCACCGCAACCCCCGACCGTATCTCCCGTAG
- a CDS encoding CvpA family protein, translating to MLLDAVIVAAVGLFVRRGMRRGVISSAFGLAGFAAAAAAAVFGYHLVAAPLARATGMSPGASDSAAALGIFVAASILAWAAVRRLRALVRLTKWGVVDSAAGGALAGAWALSWVSVALLALSVAPGPASLKSEAEHSALARGIVETAPRVLTAIAGADVRHLITSVTGAGFR from the coding sequence GTGCTCCTCGACGCGGTGATCGTCGCGGCCGTCGGGCTCTTCGTCCGGCGCGGGATGCGTCGCGGCGTGATTTCGTCCGCGTTTGGGCTGGCGGGATTCGCCGCAGCCGCCGCCGCGGCTGTGTTCGGTTACCACCTTGTTGCGGCGCCGCTCGCGCGCGCCACCGGGATGTCGCCCGGGGCGTCGGACTCAGCTGCGGCTCTCGGGATCTTCGTCGCAGCGTCGATCCTGGCTTGGGCCGCTGTGCGCCGGCTGCGTGCGCTGGTGCGGCTCACGAAATGGGGAGTCGTCGACTCCGCGGCCGGCGGCGCGCTCGCCGGAGCGTGGGCGCTATCGTGGGTGTCGGTCGCGCTGTTGGCACTCTCGGTCGCACCGGGGCCTGCGTCGCTGAAGTCCGAGGCGGAGCATTCGGCGCTTGCCCGGGGGATCGTGGAAACCGCACCGCGGGTGCTCACCGCGATCGCGGGAGCCGACGTGCGGCACTTGATCACTTCGGTCACCGGCGCGGGTTTCCGGTAG
- a CDS encoding ATP-binding protein: protein MPRIAIVGSFSTGKTTLAEAAAEPLELPLLPEVAREVAALGFKLDKDATPEVESLIFMRQFYSEMTHQDFVADRSLIDVMAYAGWVLDNQERRKEFALWDACLKIAEHQLRSQYTHVFYLPIEFPIVPDGLRPLDNDFQREIDERMLALLDHHSVKHDILTGTVDERLSHLLDRVRHSSPS, encoded by the coding sequence ATGCCACGTATCGCGATAGTCGGATCGTTCTCGACCGGAAAGACCACCCTGGCGGAAGCGGCGGCAGAGCCGCTCGAGTTACCGCTGCTCCCGGAAGTTGCGCGCGAAGTCGCGGCGCTCGGGTTCAAGCTCGACAAGGACGCTACCCCCGAGGTCGAGTCGTTGATCTTCATGCGCCAGTTCTACAGCGAAATGACGCACCAGGACTTCGTTGCGGATCGATCCTTGATCGATGTAATGGCGTATGCCGGATGGGTGCTGGACAACCAGGAGCGGCGCAAGGAATTCGCCCTGTGGGATGCATGCCTGAAGATCGCTGAGCACCAGTTGCGCAGTCAGTACACGCACGTGTTCTACTTGCCGATCGAGTTCCCAATCGTTCCCGACGGGCTGCGCCCACTCGACAACGACTTCCAGCGCGAGATCGACGAGCGCATGTTGGCGCTGCTCGATCACCATTCCGTCAAGCACGACATCTTGACCGGGACGGTGGACGAGCGCCTGTCGCATCTACTCGATCGCGTTCGTCACTCGAGCCCCTCGTAG
- a CDS encoding SDR family NAD(P)-dependent oxidoreductase: MSRFAIVTGASSGIGAATARRLAADGFEVLIGARRTDRLAEVAAQTGARWAFLDVTDPDSVVRFCAGIERCSLLVNNAGGAKGLRSLADARDDEWTWMFETNVLGLMRMTRALLPALERSGDGHIINIGSIAGIETYPGGAGYTAAKHAVRAVTDTLRLELLGKPIRVTEILPGLVDETEFSLVRFDGDAVRAEAVYDGLTPLVADDIADCISWAATRPSHVDIDQIVVRPRAQARATVVHRDPGTNRT, encoded by the coding sequence GTGAGCCGGTTCGCGATCGTCACAGGTGCGTCCTCCGGAATAGGGGCCGCCACCGCGCGCCGCCTCGCGGCCGATGGGTTCGAAGTTCTCATCGGCGCGCGCCGCACCGACCGTCTCGCGGAAGTGGCCGCCCAGACCGGCGCGCGCTGGGCATTCCTCGACGTTACCGATCCGGACAGCGTCGTGCGTTTCTGCGCAGGGATCGAGCGGTGTTCACTGCTGGTAAACAACGCCGGCGGCGCGAAAGGACTGCGGTCGCTCGCCGATGCGCGCGACGACGAGTGGACTTGGATGTTCGAGACGAACGTACTCGGGCTGATGCGGATGACGCGCGCGCTGCTGCCGGCGTTGGAGCGATCCGGCGACGGCCACATCATCAACATCGGATCTATCGCCGGAATCGAGACGTACCCCGGAGGCGCCGGATACACAGCCGCCAAGCACGCCGTGCGCGCGGTGACCGACACTCTTCGTCTCGAATTGCTCGGCAAGCCGATCCGGGTCACCGAGATCCTGCCTGGGCTGGTGGACGAGACCGAGTTTTCGCTCGTTCGCTTCGACGGCGACGCCGTGCGCGCAGAGGCCGTGTACGACGGTCTCACCCCGCTGGTCGCCGACGACATCGCCGACTGCATCTCGTGGGCGGCGACGCGGCCGAGTCACGTCGACATCGACCAGATCGTCGTGCGGCCGCGCGCCCAGGCCCGCGCAACCGTCGTTCACCGAGATCCCGGAACGAACCGGACATAA
- the glnD gene encoding [protein-PII] uridylyltransferase: MSSSIEDVLAGLQTERARLRREHEEGLGGLALVRAQSDAVDAAVIALWKLLVPVRPGFALVALGGYGRGELSPRSDLDLMVLHAGKAGAEPERLFYALWDAGFTVGHATRTVKECVRLARENIEAETSFLQPRLLAGDRALFDEFATRALDATRKRAGDFVEDVRELMRRRHLTGGSATSQLEPNLKEGAGGLRDLHVLEWFAVVAGTNELLGARDRALLDDGAELLHRVRAHLHYATEHQTDVLLFQHQRPAALFLGYSDGERPAEDLFMRHLFAVTRAVERVVTAVVSDVSARFSRARPARATPGDCFAVEGGRVVILREPDLAREPERALEMFSLGAPPGAAAMRWFDEAQGSSPPIAWSPEVRRAFFALLRTGDPVAMETADHSGLFGRLLPEWDAVRCQPQRNVYHRYTVDAHLFHTVAALRALADDEDQLVRDVWADVSDVDGLLLAGLLHDVGKGGTGDHSEAGERLALVLADRMGIAEPRRGRVAWLVRHHLVLADTASRRDINDENLVVDLASRAEDAQLLRMLFLLTVADGRATGPTAWSPWKAGLVAELFTKALHVMERGELATRDAVDLARLRMGELRGALTRYSAEEVEAHLREMSRAYVLAFPTAVLTRHFALMAGPLGQSEARTHVAATEDAGIYEFTLAACDRPGLFARVSGVLALNGISIVAAQGFTRADGVAVEVFRCVGAFEPAIDSARWERVADDVRRALAGRLSLEARLAEKRRAYGRRVPKGKREGPSVLVDNQASDFLTVVEVHAADRVGLLYDITSVFADLSLDIQVAKIATYAEDVVDVFYVRDSEGQKITDSEYLGEIERALLLRLGDSGP; the protein is encoded by the coding sequence ATGTCCTCCTCTATCGAGGACGTGCTGGCCGGTCTGCAAACCGAGCGAGCGCGTCTTCGTCGGGAGCACGAGGAAGGTCTCGGCGGGCTGGCGCTTGTGCGCGCGCAGTCGGACGCGGTGGATGCCGCGGTGATCGCCCTGTGGAAACTCCTTGTTCCCGTGCGCCCGGGTTTCGCTCTCGTCGCGCTCGGCGGGTATGGCCGCGGAGAACTGTCGCCGCGTTCGGATCTTGACCTCATGGTGCTGCACGCGGGGAAGGCGGGAGCCGAGCCTGAGCGACTGTTCTATGCGCTTTGGGACGCCGGGTTCACGGTCGGCCACGCCACGCGAACAGTCAAGGAGTGCGTTCGTCTGGCGCGTGAAAACATCGAAGCCGAGACGTCGTTCCTGCAACCTCGGTTGCTCGCCGGGGATCGCGCACTCTTCGACGAATTCGCGACGCGCGCGCTGGACGCGACGCGGAAGCGGGCAGGCGACTTTGTCGAAGATGTGCGTGAGTTGATGCGCCGGCGTCACCTCACCGGCGGGTCGGCCACATCGCAACTTGAACCGAACCTGAAGGAAGGCGCCGGCGGCTTGCGCGACCTGCACGTGCTCGAGTGGTTCGCCGTGGTCGCCGGCACCAACGAGCTGCTCGGCGCGCGCGATCGCGCGCTGCTGGACGATGGCGCCGAACTTCTGCATCGCGTGCGCGCGCATCTTCACTATGCGACCGAGCACCAAACGGACGTGCTCTTGTTCCAGCATCAGCGTCCCGCGGCGCTGTTCCTGGGGTACTCCGACGGCGAACGCCCGGCCGAGGACTTGTTCATGCGTCACCTGTTTGCGGTGACGCGCGCGGTTGAACGGGTCGTGACCGCGGTTGTCTCCGACGTGAGCGCGCGGTTCTCCCGCGCGCGCCCTGCTCGCGCGACGCCCGGCGACTGCTTCGCCGTCGAAGGAGGTCGAGTCGTCATCCTGCGCGAGCCCGATCTAGCGCGTGAGCCTGAGCGCGCGCTCGAGATGTTCTCGCTGGGCGCTCCGCCGGGTGCGGCTGCTATGCGGTGGTTCGACGAAGCGCAGGGGAGCAGCCCTCCGATCGCGTGGAGCCCGGAAGTGCGGCGCGCGTTCTTCGCCTTGCTGCGTACGGGCGACCCCGTCGCGATGGAAACCGCCGACCATTCGGGGCTGTTCGGGCGACTGCTTCCCGAGTGGGATGCGGTTCGTTGTCAGCCGCAACGCAACGTCTACCACCGCTACACGGTGGACGCGCACTTGTTCCACACCGTCGCAGCGTTGCGCGCGCTTGCCGATGACGAGGATCAACTGGTGCGCGACGTGTGGGCGGATGTTTCCGACGTCGACGGGCTTCTGCTTGCCGGACTGCTGCACGACGTCGGCAAGGGCGGGACGGGCGACCACAGCGAGGCTGGTGAGCGTCTGGCGCTCGTGCTCGCCGATCGGATGGGGATCGCCGAGCCGCGCCGGGGCCGCGTGGCCTGGCTCGTGCGGCATCACCTTGTGTTGGCGGACACCGCGTCGCGCCGGGACATCAACGACGAGAACCTCGTCGTTGACTTAGCCTCCCGCGCTGAGGATGCTCAATTGCTGCGGATGCTGTTCCTGCTCACCGTCGCCGATGGGCGGGCTACCGGACCGACGGCGTGGTCGCCGTGGAAGGCGGGTCTCGTCGCCGAGCTGTTCACCAAGGCGCTGCACGTGATGGAGCGAGGGGAGCTGGCGACGCGCGACGCAGTGGATCTCGCGCGCCTGCGCATGGGCGAGCTTCGTGGCGCGCTGACGCGGTACTCGGCCGAGGAAGTCGAGGCACATCTGCGCGAGATGTCGCGCGCGTATGTTTTGGCGTTTCCTACGGCGGTGCTGACTCGCCATTTCGCTCTGATGGCCGGACCTCTGGGGCAGTCCGAGGCTCGCACGCACGTCGCGGCGACCGAGGATGCCGGCATCTACGAGTTCACGCTCGCAGCGTGCGATCGGCCGGGGTTGTTTGCTCGGGTTTCCGGAGTTCTGGCCCTCAACGGGATCAGCATCGTCGCGGCGCAGGGATTCACTCGCGCCGACGGTGTGGCAGTCGAGGTGTTTCGCTGCGTCGGAGCGTTTGAGCCGGCGATCGATTCCGCCCGTTGGGAGCGAGTCGCCGATGATGTTCGGCGCGCGCTTGCCGGGCGCCTCTCTCTGGAAGCGCGTCTTGCCGAGAAGCGGCGCGCGTACGGCCGTCGCGTCCCCAAGGGAAAGCGCGAGGGACCGAGTGTGCTCGTGGACAACCAGGCGAGCGACTTCCTCACTGTCGTCGAGGTGCACGCCGCCGACCGGGTCGGCCTGCTCTACGACATTACGAGCGTCTTCGCCGACCTGTCTTTGGACATCCAAGTTGCGAAGATCGCGACCTACGCCGAGGACGTCGTCGACGTCTTCTACGTCCGTGATTCGGAGGGGCAGAAGATCACCGACTCGGAGTACCTCGGCGAGATCGAGCGCGCGCTCTTGCTGCGGTTGGGCGACTCGGGGCCCTGA